From a single Lolium rigidum isolate FL_2022 chromosome 7, APGP_CSIRO_Lrig_0.1, whole genome shotgun sequence genomic region:
- the LOC124671906 gene encoding sugar transport protein MST1-like, protein MAGGGAVVANDGLQATDYGGRLTLSVLTTCLVAASGGLIFGYDIGISGGVSQMEPFLERFFPHVLARMAAAKRDDYCLYDSQALTAFTSSLYVAGLVSSLVASRVTKAVGRQRIMLMGGALFFAGGAITGAAVNIAMLIIGRMLLGFGVGFTNQAAPLFLAEMAPSKWRGSLTAGFQFFLGVGVLTANLVNYATARISWGWRLSLGLAGAPAVIIFLGALFLTDTPSSLVMRGRTDDARAALVRVRGANADVDAELKDIVQSVEVARESEDGAFRRMATRREYRPHLVLAVAVPMFFQLTGVIVLSFFSPLVFRTVGFGSNAALMGAVILGATNLVALMLSALVIDRYGRKVLFMVGGVQMIIAQVAIAWIMGAQIGKGGEAPMARTYGVAVVVLTCVHAAGFGWSWGPLGWVVPGEIFPVDIRSAGQAMNVSIGLGLTFVQTQSFLPMLCAFKYGTFAYYAAWVAVMTVFIALFLPETKGVPLESMTTVWVKHWYWKRFVEPQGKSAEALA, encoded by the exons ATGGCCGGTGGTGGTGCCGTCGTGGCGAACGACGGCCTCCAGGCTACGGACTACGGCGGACGCCTGACGCTGTCGGTGCTCACGACGTGCCTCGTGGCTGCCTCCGGCGGCCTCATCTTCGGCTACGACATCGGCATCTCAG GCGGCGTGTCGCAGATGGAGCCGTTCCTGGAGCGGTTCTTCCCGCACGTCCTGGCGAGGATGGCGGCGGCGAAGCGCGACGACTACTGCCTCTACGACAGCCAGGCGCTCACGGCCTTCACGTCGTCGCTGTACGTGGCCGGGCTGGTGTCGTCGCTCGTGGCCAGCCGCGTCACCAAGGCCGTGGGGCGGCAGCGCATCATGCTCATGGGAGGGGCGCTCTTCTTCGCCGGCGGCGCCATCACCGGCGCGGCCGTCAACATCGCCATGCTCATCATCGGGCGCATGCTGCTCGGCTTCGGCGTCGGCTTCACCAACCAG GCCGCTCCTCTGTTCCTCGCCGAGATGGCCCCGTCGAAGTGGCGCGGCTCCCTCACCGCCGGCTTCCAGTTCTTCCTCGGTGTCGGCGTACTGACCGCCAACCTCGTCAACTACGCCACCGCGCGCATCTCCTGGGGCTGGCGCCTCTCCCTGGGCCTGGCCGGCGCGCCGGCGGTGATCATCTTCCTGGGTGCCCTCTTCCTCACCGACACCCCCAGCAGCCTCGTCATGCGCGGCAGGACGGACGACGCCCGCGCCGCGCTGGTCCGCGTGCGCGGGGCGAACGCGGACGTGGACGCGGAGCTCAAGGACATTGTGCAGTCCGTTGAGGTGGCGCGCGAGAGCGAGGACGGCGCGTTCCGGCGGATGGCGACGAGGCGCGAGTACCGGCCTCACCTGGTGCTCGCCGTGGCCGTGCCAATGTTCTTCCAGCTCACGGGCGTGATCGTGCTGTCCTTCTTCTCGCCGCTGGTGTTCCGCACCGTCGGGTTCGGCAGCAACGCGGCGCTGATGGGCGCCGTCATACTGGGCGCCACGAACCTGGTGGCCCTGATGCTCTCGGCCCTCGTCATCGACCGCTACGGCCGCAAGGTGCTGTTCATGGTCGGCGGCGTGCAGATGATCATTGCCCAGGTCGCGATTGCATGGATCATGGGCGCGCAAATCGGGAAGGGCGGCGAGGCGCCGATGGCGAGGACGTACggcgtggcggtggtggtgttgaCGTGCGTCCACGCCGCCGGGTTCGGGTGGTCGTGGGGGCCGCTGGGGTGGGTGGTGCCGGGAGAGATATTCCCGGTGGACATCCGGTCGGCGGGGCAGGCCATGAACGTGTCCATCGGCCTCGGTCTGACGTTCGTGCAGACGCAGTCATTCCTCCCCATGCTCTGCGCCTTCAAGTACGGCACCTTCGCGTACTACGCCGCCTGGGTCGCCGTGATGACCGTCTTCATCGCGCTGTTCCTGCCGGAGACCAAGGGCGTCCCTCTCGAGTCCATGACCACCGTCTGGGTCAAGCACTGGTACTGGAAGCGGTTCGTGGAGCCTCAAGGAAAGAGCGCCGAGGCACTTGCCTAG